From the Desulfovibrio sp. Huiquan2017 genome, the window GACCTGGAGCCCCACGAGAACGAGGAAGTCGAACTTTTCTTCACCTACTACAACCACAAGGCGCGCAAGACCATGGAACGCTGGTTGCAGCGTTCCCAGCCGTATCTGCCCTACGTGCGCCGGGTCTTCACCCAGTATGGGCTGCCCCAGGACCTGGTCCTGCTCCCGTTCGTGGAATCCGGCTACAACGTCCGGGCCTATTCCTGGGCTGGCGCGGGCGGCATGTGGCAGTTCATGCGCGGCACGGGCAAGCTGTACGGGCTCAAATCCGACTGGTGGATCGACGAGCGTCGCGATCCCTACAAAGCCACGGACGCCGCCGCCCGGCACCTGCGGGACCTGTATGACAAGTTCGGCGACTGGTATCTGGCCCTGGCCGCGTACAACGCGGGCGAGGGCAAGATCTCCCGCGCCCTGAAACAGGCCAACTGCGACGACTTCTTCGAACTGACAGAAAAGAACCGCAAGCTCTCCCGGCGCACCCGGCTGAAACAGGAAACGCGCCACTACGTGCCGAAGTTTATCGCCATTTCCAAGATCTTCCAGAACCTCGATACCCTGGGCTTTGAGCCCGTGTCCTGGGATATGGAATACGACCTCACCAAGGTCGAGGTGCCCGGCGGCACCGATCTGCTCGCCCTGGCCCGGGCGGGCGGCATGACCTGGTCGGAGTTCCACGACCTGAACCCCGCCTTTCGCCGTCAGGTCAGCCCTCCGCACATGGAGGCCGTGGCCTACCTGCCCGTGGACAAGGCCGACAAGATGCTCGCGTACCTGGCCGAGCCCGGTTCCCGGCCGTATGCGGGCTACACCCGCTATCGCGTGCGTTCCGGTGATTCCTGGTGGGTCATCTCCCGGCGCTACGGCGTGCCCATCAACGTGCTCAAGAGCGTGAACAACACCCGTTCCAACGCCTTGCACCCCGGCCAGTACGTCATGGTCCCCGGCCGCGGGTCGAGCAAGACCGCCGTGGCCGCCGCGGCGTCCGATTCGTCCTCGTCCACGGCCCAGACCCGCGCCATCGCCGCCAAACGCGGCAACTACGTGGTCCGTTCCGGCGACACCCTGTGGACCATCGCCCAGACCTTCAACACCACGGTGTCCACCCTCAAGAAGTCCAACGGGCTGCGTTCCAGCCGCCTCAAGGTCGGCCAGAAGCTCTACATCCCCAACAGCACGGACGCGGCCACCAAGCAGGCCGTCAAGGACGCGGGCAAAGTCAAGACCCAGCTCGTTCACTACAAGGTCCGGCGCGGCGACAACCTCTATTCCATCTCCCGCAAGTTCGGCGTCAAGGTTTCCGACCTCTGTCATTGGAACGCCATCAGCACCAAGACCACCATCTACGCGGGCCAGCAGCTCAAGGTCTACGTCCAGTAGCCGCGATATGCGCATTCAAAAAGTCCCGTCCGGCGCAATGTGCCGGACGGGACTTTTTTTGCGCCCTCCATCTCGCTTTTTCGCATATCCCGCGTTGCTTCGCGGAGAAGGGCGAACGGCGTAAAAGCCTCCCGGCCCGGTGACGGGTCGAACGCCTTTTGCTCGATGGGGGGCGGCGCACGGCCGCGCGCGGGTCGCTAGATGATTTCGGCGCCGCTCAAGACCGCGACGAACCGTTTGAAGACGCCCATATCGACGTTTTCGCGCATCTCGTTGCGGATGAGGGAAAGGGCCTCGTAGGGCTCCATGGCCTCGGCGTAGGGGCGGTCGGTGGTCAGGGCGTCGTAGATGTCGGACAGGGAAATGATCCGCACGGGAACGGGCACGTTGTCGCCCATGATGCCCGCCGGGTAACCGGAACCGTCGAGGGTCTCGTGGTGGAACAGGATGCAGTTGATCGTATTCTGGGTCATGGGCAGGTGCGCGCACATGGACACGCCATGCACCGGATGTTCCTTGACGATTTCGCGCTCGGAGGTGGTCAGCGGGCCGCGTTTGTTCAGGATGCGCTTGGGAATCTTGGCCTTGCCCACGTCGTGCAGCAGCGCCCCCAGGCCGTATTCGAAGACCTCGGTCTCGGTCATCTCGTAGGTGTGGAACAGGGCCACGGAATAGACGAACACCTGCATGCAATGGGTGTACGTCTTGTAATCGTGCGAGATGAACGGCGCCACGGCGGACAGGGAATTGTCCTTGGCCAGGAATTTGATCGAGTTGCGCACGATTTCGGTGATGCGGTCGAAATGTCGCGCCCGCAGGGCGCTCGGCAACTTGCGGTCGAACACGTCCTGCATGACCATGGTCGAGGCCTCGAAGAATATCCGCGAACGGGCATCGATGGGCAGCGTCTCGTCCAGCAGGATTCGACCCAGGTTGCACTCGATGTATTTTTCATATTCCGCCCGCTCCGCGCCCTGGACGTATACTTCCTCGATCCCGTTTTGGTGCAGGGCCTGGCGGTGGCGGTTGGTGAATTTCTGGCCGGAAGCGGTGTAAAGGACAAAGTCCCCGCCTTGCCAGAGATAGACGGAAAAATTCCCCAAGGCTTCCGGAAACAGCATCACCGGAGAAACGGGAAAGTAGGATACCGGCCGAGCGGCGCGGGAGTTTGTATCCATTTCCCGGTTTCATATAATATTCACTGGATGATTGCTAGCGAAAATCGGGAAAACGTCTAGAGCATAAAGACTTGTCGATTCCGCGCGCAATGCCCGTGCCGCATCGCTTGCCAGCCGCTATT encodes:
- a CDS encoding HD domain-containing phosphohydrolase; protein product: MGNFSVYLWQGGDFVLYTASGQKFTNRHRQALHQNGIEEVYVQGAERAEYEKYIECNLGRILLDETLPIDARSRIFFEASTMVMQDVFDRKLPSALRARHFDRITEIVRNSIKFLAKDNSLSAVAPFISHDYKTYTHCMQVFVYSVALFHTYEMTETEVFEYGLGALLHDVGKAKIPKRILNKRGPLTTSEREIVKEHPVHGVSMCAHLPMTQNTINCILFHHETLDGSGYPAGIMGDNVPVPVRIISLSDIYDALTTDRPYAEAMEPYEALSLIRNEMRENVDMGVFKRFVAVLSGAEII
- a CDS encoding LysM peptidoglycan-binding domain-containing protein, producing MRVNNYTYLLAVSLLIASLAAGCAPKTPQDAAPPVAETTENLVPDDAEALEPEIEAAPEVAPGEDLTQTEQAVLNQRFGLLFDLEPHENEEVELFFTYYNHKARKTMERWLQRSQPYLPYVRRVFTQYGLPQDLVLLPFVESGYNVRAYSWAGAGGMWQFMRGTGKLYGLKSDWWIDERRDPYKATDAAARHLRDLYDKFGDWYLALAAYNAGEGKISRALKQANCDDFFELTEKNRKLSRRTRLKQETRHYVPKFIAISKIFQNLDTLGFEPVSWDMEYDLTKVEVPGGTDLLALARAGGMTWSEFHDLNPAFRRQVSPPHMEAVAYLPVDKADKMLAYLAEPGSRPYAGYTRYRVRSGDSWWVISRRYGVPINVLKSVNNTRSNALHPGQYVMVPGRGSSKTAVAAAASDSSSSTAQTRAIAAKRGNYVVRSGDTLWTIAQTFNTTVSTLKKSNGLRSSRLKVGQKLYIPNSTDAATKQAVKDAGKVKTQLVHYKVRRGDNLYSISRKFGVKVSDLCHWNAISTKTTIYAGQQLKVYVQ